A genome region from Etheostoma cragini isolate CJK2018 chromosome 4, CSU_Ecrag_1.0, whole genome shotgun sequence includes the following:
- the LOC117942924 gene encoding red-sensitive opsin, with amino-acid sequence MAEEWGKQAYAARRYNDETTQSGGFAYTNSNHTRGPFEGPNYHIAPRWVYHVATLWMFLVVVASIFTNGLVLVATAKFKKLRHPLNWILVNLAVADILETILASTISVANQFFGYFILGHPMCVFEGYTVACCGIAGLWSLTVISFERWIIVCKPFGNVKFDGKMAVAGIVFCWVWAAVWTAPPVFGWSRYWPHGLKTSCGPDVFSGSTDPGVQSYMIVLMITCCFIPLSIIILCYLAVFMAIHSVAMQQKESESTQKAEREVSRMVVVMIGAYCFCWGPYTTFACYAAANPGYAFHPLAASMPAYFAKSATIWNPVIYVFMNRQFRNCIMQLFGKQVDDGSEVSTSKTEVSSVAPA; translated from the exons ATGGCAGAAGAGTGGGGAAAACAGGCATATGCTGCCAGGCGGTACAATGACGAAACAACACAGAGTGGTGGCTTTGCTTACACAAACAGCAATCATACCAGAG GTCCCTTTGAGGGTCCAAATTACCACATTGCTCCGCGATGGGTTTACCACGTTGCAACACTGTGGATGTTCTTGGTGGTTGTTGCATCAATCTTCACCAACGGTCTTGTCTTGGTGGCCACGGCAAAGTTCAAGAAACTCCGTCACCCTTTGAACTGGATCTTGGTAAATCTTGCAGTTGCTGATATATTAGAGACAATTCTTGCCAGCACCATCAGTGTAGCAAACCAATTCTTTGGTTACTTCATTCTGGGACACCCAATGTGCGTCTTTGAGGGCTACACTGTTGCATGTTGTG GTATTGCTGGTCTCTGGTCCCTCACTGTTATCTCCTTTGAGAGATGGATAATTGTGTGCAAACCTTTTGGAAACGTCAAGTTTGATGGAAAAATGGCCGTTGCTGGAATAGTGTTCTGTTGGGTTTGGGCAGCGGTTTGGACTGCTCCCCCCGTCTTTGGATGGAGCAG GTACTGGCCTCATGGACTGAAGACTTCCTGTGGACCTGATGTATTCAGTGGAAGTACAGACCCTGGAGTCCAGTCCTACATGATTGTTCTTATGATTACATGTTGCTTCATTCCTCTGAGCATCATCATTCTTTGCTACCTTGCAGTATTCATGGCTATCCATTCA GTTGCCATGCAGCAGAAGGAATCAGAGTCAACCCAGAAAGCTGAGAGAGAAGTATCCAGAATGGTCGTTGTCATGATTGGCGCATATTGTTTCTGCTGGGGACCTTACACCACTTTTGCCTGCTATGCCGCGGCTAACCCTGGATATGCCTTCCATCCTCTGGCTGCTTCCATGCCTGCATACTTTGCAAAAAGTGCAACCATCTGGAACCCAGTTATCTATGTCTTCATGAACCGGCAG TTCCGTAATTGTATCATGCAACTCTTTGGCAAACAAGTGGATGATGGTTCTGAAGTATCCACATCAAAGACAGAGGTCTCCTCCGTGGCTCCTGCATAA
- the hcfc1a gene encoding LOW QUALITY PROTEIN: host cell factor 1a (The sequence of the model RefSeq protein was modified relative to this genomic sequence to represent the inferred CDS: inserted 2 bases in 1 codon), with the protein MSAPGSAVSGTMASVLQPRWKRVLGWSGPVPRPRHGHRAVAIKELMVVFGGGNEGIVDELHVYNTATNQWFIPAVRGDIPPGCAAYGFVCDGTRLLVFGGMVEYGKYSNDLYELQASRWEWKKLKAKNPKNGPPPCPRLGHSFSLVGNKCYLFGGLANDSEDPKNNIPRYLNDLYTLELRAGSSVVGWDIPITYGVLPPPRESHTAVVYTEKTSRKSRLIIYGGMSGCRLGDLWTLDIDTLTWNKPSVSGTAPLPRSLHSATTITNKMYVFGGWVPLVMDDVKVATHEKEWKCTNTLACLNLDSMCWETVLMDTLEDNIPRARAGHCAVAINSRLYVWSGRDGYRKAWNNQVCCKDLWYLETERPHAPARVQLVRANTNSLEVSWGAVSTADTYLLQLQKYDIPATPASPAMSATPVQPVNSPKSPSPAAALSAQSLPQTAILKVAAQQSATGTSVVTVRPSQPGKSPVTVTSLPPGVRMVVPAQTTQGSPIGSSPQMSGMAALAAAAAATQKIPPSAGTVLNVPAGATILKTVAVSPGTTTMKMASPVMVSNPATRMLKTAAAQVGTATASSPTNTRPIITVHKSGAVTVAQQAQVVTTVVGGVTKTITLVKSPLTMGSSGTLISNLGKMMSVVQTKPVQTSAITGQASTNPLTQIIQTKGPLPAGTILKLVTSADGKPTTIITTSQAGGTGNKPTILNISGVSPSTTKQGTTIIKTIPMSAIMTQPGATGVTSSAGMKTPITILTTKVMTTGTPGKIITAVPKLGTSAGQQGLTQVVLKGAPGQPGTILRTVPMSTVGGVRLVTPVTVSAVKPTVTTLVVKGTTGVTTLGTVTGTVSSSLGGGTVDSSNASLVTPITTLGTIATLSSQVISPSAITVSTAQTSLTSASALPSSTMTVQNHPTQVTLITTPSGVEAQPVQDLPVSILASPTSEQPSSTEAGSAGEGSGTVTLVCSNPPCETHETGTTNTATTSSAAIGAGQVCSNPPCETHETGTTNTATTASSNMSAPRICSNPPCETHETGTTNTATTASANMGSDQASTATDQVKTVCSNPPYETHETGTTNTATQLSSNMNAGQSSTLQRLCSNAPCETHKTGTTNTQSTASSNMGSDQTCTSSGQVQTVCSNSPCETNETGTTNTQSTASSNMGSDQTSTATGQVQTVXXXXXXXXXXXXXXXXXXXXXXXXXXXXXXXXXXTASSSMGSDQTSTATGQVQTACSNPPCETHETGTTNTATTATCSMETGEGTAAQQTEEGAEGTSSTEVASTAATGNVTTPQGRAITTVTQSTPAPGPSVPSISSITEGESPSSTEEPMQTDETASAEAAPAVEGATAMQTQVEGEAATATALNLPSELMSEGQGATLMVTGLSDEELAVTAAAEAAAQAAATEEAQALAIQAVLQAAQQAVMHEGNSTGESPQTTNIPIMLTQQELAALVQQQQQLQEAQAAAQQAAMDTSLPTEGLAPADSLNDPSVESNGHNEMAAAVTSAVASLLPRTTAETLAPSSTFAPSVSVASPAKLQAATALAEVANGIEGEKQAPQPTPVKPVVKKENQWFDVGIVKVTNMVVTHFYMPGDDSHGDDDSGIMPDYSQMKKMELQPGTAYKFRVAGINACGRGSFSEISAFKTCLPGFPGAPCAIKISKSPDGAHLTWEPPSVTSGKIIEYSVYLAIQSNQTAEAKASTPAQLAFMRVYCGPNPSCLVQSSSLSNAHIDYTTKPAIIFRIAARNEKGYGPATQVRWLQESGKDAASAKPAPKRPGTSPDTKATGPKKARTDQ; encoded by the exons ATGTCTGCCCCTGGCTCCGCGGTGTCTGGGACCATGGCGTCGGTTCTGCAGCCGCGGTGGAAACGGGTGCTGGGATGGTCCGGTCCCGTTCCCCGGCCCAGGCATGGACATAGAGCTGTAGCTATAAAGGAGCTTATGGTTGTCTTTGGCGGTGGAAACGAAGGGATTGTGGACGAATTACATGTATACAACACTG cAACAAACCAGTGGTTTATCCCAGCAGTCCGTGGTGATATTCCCCCTGGTTGTGCTGCATATGGTTTTGTCTGTGATGGCACAAGATTGCTGGTATTTGGTGGCATGGTGGAGTATGGAAAGTACAGCAACGATCTCTATGAACTACAG GCCAGCAGATGGGAATGGAAAAAGTTGAAAGCAAAAAACCCGAAGAATGGCCCCCCTCCTTGCCCTCGTCTTGGCCACAGTTTTTCCCTGGTTGGCAACAAATGCTATCTGTTTGGTGGACTAGCCAATGACAGCGAGGacccaaaaaacaacattcccAG ATACCTAAATGATCTGTACACTCTTGAGCTCCGTGCGGGTTCCAGTGTGGTTGGATGGGATATTCCAATTACATATGGAGTTCTGCCTCCTCCCCGTGAGAGTCACACTGCTGTGGTATACACAGAAAAGACGAGCAGGAAATCTCGCCTCATAATCTATGGAGGGATGAGCGGTTGCCGCCTTGGAGATCTGTGGACACTTGATATTG ATACCCTGACATGGAACAAACCATCAGTAAGTGGGACAGCACCGCTCCCCAGAAGTCTGCACTCTGCCACTACCATCACAAACAA GATGTATGTTTTTGGAGGATGGGTTCCATTGGTAATGGATGATGTCAAAGTGGCCACACACGAGAAGGAGTGGAAGTGCACAAACACTCTTGCCTGCTTAAATCTAG acTCCATGTGTTGGGAGACAGTATTGATGGATACTCTTGAAGACAACATCCCTAGGGCCCGTGCTGGCCACTGTGCTGTAGCCATCAATTCCAGACTCTATGTTTGGAGTGGCCGTGACGGTTATCGTAAAGCTTGGAACAACCAAGTCTGCTGTAAAGACCTCTGGTACCTCGAAACAG AGCGTCCACACGCCCCTGCTAGGGTGCAGTTAGTCCGTGCCAACACAAACTCTCTTGAGGTGAGCTGGGGCGCTGTCTCAACTGCTGACACCTACTTACTACAGCTGCAGAAATATGACATCCCTGCCACCCCAGCCTCGCCCGCCATGAGTGCCACCCCTGTGCAGCCTGTGAACTCTCCAAAGAGCCCCTCACCGGCTGCAGCACTCTCTGCTCAGAGCCTACCCCAGACAG CAATCTTGAAAGTTGCAGCTCAACAGTCTGCCACGGGCACATCTGTTGTCACAGTCCGCCCCAGCCAGCCTGGGAAATCCCCTGTCACCGTGACATCCCTTCCGCCAGGTGTCCGAATGGTAGTGCCTGCCCAGACTACCCAAGGATCG ccAATTGGGAGCAGCCCTCAGATGAGTGGCATGGCAGCTTTagctgcagcagctgccgcAACACAGAAGATCCCGCCCTCTGCAGGCACTGTCCTCAATGTTCCTGCAGGTGCCACCATTCTCAAAACAGTGGCCGTTTCACCTGGCACAACCACAATGAAAATGGCTTCACCAGTCATG GTCAGTAACCCAGCCACCCGgatgctgaaaactgctgcagCCCAGGTGGGCACAGCAACTGCGTCCTCTCCCACCAACACCAGACCCATCATCACTGTGCACAAGTCGGGTGCAGTTACAGTGGCCCAGCAGGCCCAAGTGGTAACCACTGTGGTAGGAGGAGTCACCAAGACAATTACCCTGGTCAAGAGTCCTCTCACCATGGGCAGCAGTGGCACTCTG ATCTCCAACCTTGGCAAGATGATGTCTGTGGTACAAACCAAGCCAGTGCAGACATCAGCTATCACAGGCCAGGCTTCCACTAACCCTCTCACACAGATCATACAG ACAAAGGGTCCCCTTCCAGCCGGCACCATCCTGAAACTAGTGACCTCCGCAGATGGCAAACCCACAACCATCATCACCACTTCCCAGGCAGGAGGCACAGGAAACAAGCCCACTATACTAAACATCAGCGGTGTCTCTCCATCCACCACTAAGCAGGGCACCACCATCATAAAGACCATCCCTATGTCGGCCATCATGACCCAGCCTGGAGCCACAG GTGTGACAAGCAGTGCAGGCATGAAAACGCCTATCACAATCCTTACCACAAAGGTGATGACCACTGGAACTCCTGGTAAAATCATCACTGCAGTGCCCAAACTTGGCACTTCAGCTGGCCAACAGGGACTGACACAG GTGGTTTTGAAGGGTGCTCCTGGGCAACCTGGCACTATTTTGCGCACTGTGCCCATGAGCACAGTTGGCGGTGTTCGACTTGTTACACCAGTGACAGTGTCTGCTGTTAAGCCCACTGTTACCACTCTGGTTGTCAAGGGGACTACTG GTGTTACCACACTTGGGACTGTCACTGGTACAGTCTCCTCAAGCCTGGGAGGAGGCACGGTGGACAGTTCCAACGCCTCTCTGGTCACCCCCATCACCACACTAGGAACCATCGCTACCCTGTCTAGTCAGGTCATTAGCCCATCTGCCATAACTGTATCAACTGCTCAAACCAGCTTGACTTCTGCCTCGGCGTTGCCCTCCTCTACAATGACAGTACAA AACCATCCCACCCAGGTTACTCTGATCACAACTCCCAGTGGTGTAGAAGCTCAGCCAGTGCAGGATTTACCAGTGTCCATTCTGGCTTCACCAACCTCTGAGCAGCCCAGCTCCACTGAGGCTGGATCCGCTGGAGAGGGCTCTGGGACCGTCACCCTGGTCTGTTCCAACCCGCCCTGCGAGACCCACGAGACAGGAACCACCAACACAGCCACCACCTCATCTGCTGCAATTGGAGCAGGACAGGTGTGCTCCAACCCGCCATGTGAAACACATGAAACGGGGACAACCAACACAGCCACAACTGCATCATCTAACATGTCTGCACCGCGCATATGCTCCAACCCACCATGCGAGACCCATGAAACCGGGACAACTAACACAGCTACCACAGCATCGGCTAACATGGGAAGCGACCAGGCCAGCACAGCGACGGACCAGGTCAAGACAGTTTGCTCCAACCCACCCTATGAGACCCACGAGACCGGGACCACCAACACAGCCACCCAATTGTCATCTAACATGAATGCAGGCCAGTCAAGCACCCTGCAGAGGTTGTGCTCCAACGCGCCCTGCGAAACACACAAAACTGGGACCACCAACACCCAGTCCACAGCCTCATCCAACATGGGAAGCGACCAGACCTGCACATCTTCAGGCCAGGTCCAGACTGTTTGCTCCAACTCACCCTGTGAAACAAATGAAACTGGGACCACCAACACCCAGTCCACAGCCTCATCCAACATGGGAAGCGACCAGACCAGCACAGCAACAGGCCAGGTCCAGACGGT NNNNNNNNNNNNNNNNNNNNNNNNNNNNNNNNNNNNNNNNNNNNNNNNNNNNNNNNNNNNNNNNNNNNNNNNNNNNNNNNNNNNNNNNNNNNNNNNNNNTACAGCCTCATCCAGCATGGGAAGCGACCAGACCAGCACAGCGACAGGCCAGGTCCAGACAGCTTGCTCCAACCCACCCTGTGAAACACACGAAACTGGGACCACCAACACAGCCACCACTGCCACCTGCAGCATGGAGACAGGCGAAGGCACAG CAGCCCAGCAGACAGAGGAGGGAGCAGAAGGTACCAGCAGCACAGAAGTGGCCTCTACTGCAGCAACGGGCAATGTTACCACCCCCCAGGGCAGGGCCATCACTACTGTCACTCAGTCTACACCAGCCCCTGGACCATCTGTACCT TCGATCTCATCAATCACAGAGGGTGAGAGTCCCAGCTCCACAGAGGAACCTATGCAAACTGATGAGACTGCATCGGCAGAAGCTGCACCTGCAGTGGAGGGAGCCACCGCTATGCAGACACAAGTGGAG GGAGAAGCAGCAACAGCTACAGCATTGAATCTTCCCTCAGAGCTGATGTCTGAGGGTCAGGGCGCCACACTCATGGTGACAGGGCTGTCGGATGAGGAGCTGGCTGTGACTGCAGCGGCAGAAGCCGCTGCTCAGGCAGCAGCCACTGAAGAAGCCCAGGCCCTCGCTATCCAGGCTGTCCTCCAGGCAGCTCAGCAAGCTGTAATGC ATGAGGGCAATTCCACTGGAGAGAGCCCGCAAACCACCAACATCCCTATCATGTTGACCCAGCAGGAACTTGCAGCATTGgtccaacagcagcagcagctgcaggaggcTCAGGCTGCGGCACAGCAGGCCGCCATGGACACAAGCTTGCCTACTGAAGGCCTCGCCCCTGCTGACAGCCTCAACGACCCCTCTGTCGAGAGCAACGGACACAATGAGATGGCTGCCGCTGTCACCAGTGCTGTGGCATCACTGCTGCCACGTACTACTGCTGAGA CACTTGCTCCATCAAGCACATTTGCCCCCTCTGTTTCAGTGGCAAGTCCAGCCAAACTGCAAGCAGCCACTGCTCTAGCAGAGGTTGCCAATGGGATCGAGGGAGAA aAGCAAGCCCCTCAGCCAACCCCAGTGAAGCctgttgtaaaaaaagagaatcagTGGTTTGATGTTGGAATTGTTAAAGTGACAAATATGGTTGTCACCCACTTCTATATGCCAGGAGATGATTCTCACGGAGAT GATGACTCTGGCATCATGCCAGACTACAGCCAGATGAAGAAAATGGAGCTGCAGCCTGGAACAGCTTACAAGTTCCGTGTTGCTGGAATCAACGCTTGTGGTCGTGGATCTTTCTCCGAGATATCTGCTTTCAAGACCTGCCTGCCAGGCTTTCCAGGGGCACCTTGCGCCATCAAAATCAGCAAG AGCCCAGATGGTGCCCACCTGACCTGGGAGCCACCCTCAGTGACGTCCGGGAAGATCATTGAGTACTCTGTGTACTTGGCCATCCAGAGCAACCAGACAGCTGAAGCCAAGGCCTCCACCCCAGCACAGCTAGCCTTCATGCGGGTGTACTGTGGACCCAACCCCTCTTGCTTGGTGCAGTCGTCCAGCCTCTCTAACGCTCACATTGACTACACCACCAAGCCAGCCATCATCTTCCGCATCGCCGCCCGCAATGAGAAGGGCTATGGTCCCGCCACCCAAGTTCGATGGCTGCAAG AATCTGGCAAAGATGCCGCCTCTGCAAAACCAGCCCCCAAAAGACCAGGCACCTCTCCTGATAC TAAGGCTACTGGTCCAAAGAAAGCAAGGACGGACCAGTGA
- the si:dkey-13a21.4 gene encoding ras-related protein rab7, translated as MNDRKSPVTLKIILIGNSGVGKSSFMNRYVNHRFTNMYRATIGTDFLSRTVNVGEDTVTLQIWDTAGTERFQSLGTPLYRGAHCCMLVFDVTCRASFSALEEWRKEFLIQGEPQDPSDFPFIVLGNKTDLSNREVSGRKALQWCEEIGAEYFEGSAKDDLHVEKPFSRAAQSGLQQYKKHTLENTGHFQITCKQPRETRNTCEC; from the exons ATGAACGACAGAAAAAGTCCGGTTACACTGAAAATAATCCTCATAGGAAACTCCGG GGTGGGAAAGTCCTCCTTCATGAACAGATATGTAAACCACCGCTTCACCAACATGTACCGGGCCACGATAGGGACTGACTTCCTCTCCAGAACAGTCAACGTAGGGGAAGACACGGTCACCCTGCAG ATCTGGGACACGGCGGGTACAGAGAGGTTCCAGTCCCTGGGTACACCTCTGTACAGAGGAGCTCACTGCTGCATGCTGGTATTTGATGTCACGTGCAGAGCTAGTTTCTCTGCTCTGGAGGAGTGGAGGAAGGAGTTTCTGATCCAGGGCGAGCCTCAGGACCCATCCGACTTCCCTTTCATTGTGCTGGGCAACAAGACTGACCTGAGCAACCGGGAG GTGTCTGGCAGGAAGGCCTTACAGTGGTGTGAGGAAATAGGAGCAGAATACTTTGAAGGAAGCGCAAAAGATGATCTACATGTGGAAAAGCCATTCTCGAGAGCGGCTCAGAGCGGCTTGCAACAG tacaaaaaacacacattggaaaatacAGGACATTTCCAGATAACCTGCAAACAGCCGAGAGAAACTCGCAACACTTGTGAGTGCTGA